A region of the Variovorax sp. 54 genome:
TACCAGATGTTCGGCGTCACGCCCGCACCGATCTTCGACCCGGCGCAACGGCTGTCGTACCTCAAGGAGCTGATGGTGTTCTTCCAGCCCGGCGACATCGTCAAGTGGAAGCCCATCGACCGCGCCGAGTACGACCGCCAGATCGCGCAGGTCGAGGCCGGCACCTACGCGCTGCGCATCGCGCCGGTGTCGTTCTCGCTCAACGAATTTTTGGCCGACCCCGACGGCTACAACCAACAGCTCCTGAAGGTGCTCCATGGCGATTGAAGTGCTCAAGCCCGGCCTCGCGACCAGCGTGCAGGACGCCGGCCGCCCCGGCTACTACCACCTGGGCATTCCGCTGTCGGGCGCGCTCGACCAGCAAAGCCTGGTGCTCGCGAACCTGCTGGTCGGCAACGACGAAGGCGCGGCCGTCATCGAAAGCACGCTGCTCGGGCCCGAGCTGCAATTCGACGCGCCCACGCTGGTGGCCGTGACCGGTGCCGACGCGAAGGTCAAGCTCAACGGCAACGAGGTGCCGCGCAACACATCGTTCGCGGTGCAGGCCGGCGACAAGCTCGCCTTCGACTTCATGAAGCTCGGCGCGCGCATGTGCATCGCCGTGGCCGGTGGCATCGACGTGCCGGTGGTGCTGGGCAGCCGCTCGACCTACGGCCTGGGCGCGTTCGGCGGCTTCAACGGCCGCAAGCTGCTGGCCGGCGACACGCTGCCCGTGGGCACGCCCGCTGCCCACGCCCGCGCGGGCCGCACGATCGATACCGCGCTGCTGCCGGTGCTTGAGAAGGAAGTGGCCCTGCGCGTGCTGCCGGGCATCTACTTCCACCGCCTGCAGGAGGTGTCGGTGCAGAGCTTCTTCGCCGACACCTGGACCGTCGGCTCCGAGGCCGACCGCATCGGCTACCGCTACAAGCACGGCACGCCTCTGAAGTTCCAGGACCGCACGCCGCCCTTCGGCGCGGGCGACGACCCGTCGAACATCGTCGATGCGGGCTATCCGTACGGCTCCATCCAGGTGCCGGGCGGGCGCGAGCCGATCATCCTGCACCGCGATGCGGTCTCGGGTGGCGGCTACGCGATGGTCGGCACCGTCATCAGCGCCGACATGGACCTCATCGCCCAGATGCAGCCCAACCACAAGGCGCGCTTCGTCGAGGTCGACATGGCGCAGGCGCTCGAAGCCCGCGCCGAACGCCGACGACGGCTCGACCGCCTGCGGGCCGCACTCGCGGCCTGACGCGTTCCCCTTTCCCCTTTTCTTCACCGCTGTCACCCAAGGAGTTCTTCATGAACAGCTCGCCCCTGCGCGTTTCATTGATCGCCGCTTCGCTCGCCACCGCCCTGGCGTGGCACGCCCCGGCCTCGGCCGCCGACTGGTTTCCCTACAAGGCCGAGGCCACCGAGCCTGCCTTCTCGGCCGAGGGCACGAAGAAACCCATCGACTACACGCCGCTGGCCAAGGCCGCGAAGAAGTGGGACATCTGCGTGTCGTTCCCGCACATGAAGGACGCCTACTGGCTCGGCGTGGACTACGGCGTGATCGAAGAGGCGCGCCGCCTGGGCGTGAAGCTGCAGGTGGTCGACGCAGGCGGCTACACCAACCTGGGCAAGCAGGTCTCGCAGATCGAAGACTGCGTGGCGCGCGGCGCCAACGCGGTGATCATCGGCGCGATCTCGGGCGACGGGCTGAACAACGTCATCAAGGCCACGGCCGCCAGGAAGGTGCCGGTGATCGACCTGGTGAACGGCATCAGCTCGCCCGACCTGTCGGCCAAGTCGCTGGTGTCGTTCTACACGATGGGCCAGTCGACCGGCGAGTACCTCGCCAAGAAGCACCCTGCAGGCTCGCCGGCGGTGAAGGTCGGCTGGTTCCCCGGCCCGGCCGGCGCAGGCTGGGTCGAGGCCGCGCACAAGGGCTTCATGGAAGCGATCAAGGGCAGCGCCGTGACGGCGCTCGACCCGAAGTACGGCGACACCGGCAAGGAGGCGCAGGCCAAGCTGGTCGAAGACGTGCTGCAGGGCAACCCCGACCTCGCCTATGTGGCCGGCACCGCCGTGACGGCCGAAGCCGCCACCGGCATCCTGCGCGCGCGCAACCTCGACAAGAAGGTGCAGGTGCTCTCGTTCTACATGACACCCGGCGTCTACGAAGGCATCCAGAAGGGCCGCATCGTGGCCTCGCCGGCCGACTCGATGGTGATCCAGGGCCGCATCGCGGTCGACCAGGCCGTGCGCCTGCTGGAGAACAAGGACGTGGTGAAGCACGTCGGCCCGAAGATCTTCGTGGTCGACAGCAGCAACATCAAGAGCGTGAAGCAGGCCGATATCCTGCCGCCGACCGGCTTCAAGCCGGTGTTCGAGGTCAAGTAAGCCGGCCATGGCACCTGTGCTGCTGCAGACCCTCGGCCTGGGCAAACGCTACCCCGGCGTGCTGGCGCTCGATGCGGTGGACTTCGAGCTGCGCGCCGGCGAGGTGCACGTGCTGTTCGGCGAGAACGGCGCCGGCAAGTCGACGCTGATCTCGCTGCTGGCCGGTGCCAACGTGCCGACGGCGGGCGAGATCCGCATGCACGGCGCGCCGGTGAAGTTCTCGAACGTGCACGACGCGCGGCGCCACGGCATCAGCGCGGTGTTCCAGGAGTTCTCGCTGATCCCCACGCTGTCGGTGGCGCAGAACCTGAGCCTGGGCGAAGAGCCGTGCAAGGGCGGCCTGCTCGACCGCGCGGCGGTGCGCGAGCGCGCCCGCACGATGCTGGCCGACCTGGGTTTCGAGATCGACGTCGACGCGCCCGTGGCGGGCCTCACGCGCGCGCAGCAGCAGATGGTGGAAATTGCCAAGGGCCTGCGCGGCGATGTGTCGGTGCTGATCCTCGACGAGCCCACGGCCTCGCTCACCGACACCGAGACGCAGCGCCTGTTCGAACTGGTGGCGCGGCTGAAGGCGCGCGGCGTCGGCATCGTCTACATCTCGCACCGCATGCAGGAGATCGCGCAGATCGCCGACCGCATCACGGTGCTGCGCGACGGCCGCAAGGTCACGACCGTGGAAGCCCACGCCGCGAGCGCCGACCGGCTCATCGAACTGATGAGCGGGCGGGCCATCGAAAACATCTACCCGCGCATCACCGCCAACCCCGGCGAGGTGGTGCTGCAGGTCGAAGGACTGGCTTCGCCCAACGGCGTGCGCCATGCCAGCCTCATGGTGCGGCGCGGCGAAGTGGTCGGGTTCGCGGGCCTCGTGGGCTGCGGCAAGTCGGAGCTGTTCCGCGCGATCTACGGGCTCGACCCCGTGAGCGAAGGCCGCGTGCTGTTCAAGGGCCAGCCGCGCACCGGCGCCACGGTGCGCCAGCTGCTCGACGATGGCCTTTTCT
Encoded here:
- the torT gene encoding TMAO reductase system periplasmic protein TorT, with the protein product MNSSPLRVSLIAASLATALAWHAPASAADWFPYKAEATEPAFSAEGTKKPIDYTPLAKAAKKWDICVSFPHMKDAYWLGVDYGVIEEARRLGVKLQVVDAGGYTNLGKQVSQIEDCVARGANAVIIGAISGDGLNNVIKATAARKVPVIDLVNGISSPDLSAKSLVSFYTMGQSTGEYLAKKHPAGSPAVKVGWFPGPAGAGWVEAAHKGFMEAIKGSAVTALDPKYGDTGKEAQAKLVEDVLQGNPDLAYVAGTAVTAEAATGILRARNLDKKVQVLSFYMTPGVYEGIQKGRIVASPADSMVIQGRIAVDQAVRLLENKDVVKHVGPKIFVVDSSNIKSVKQADILPPTGFKPVFEVK
- a CDS encoding sugar ABC transporter ATP-binding protein, which produces MAPVLLQTLGLGKRYPGVLALDAVDFELRAGEVHVLFGENGAGKSTLISLLAGANVPTAGEIRMHGAPVKFSNVHDARRHGISAVFQEFSLIPTLSVAQNLSLGEEPCKGGLLDRAAVRERARTMLADLGFEIDVDAPVAGLTRAQQQMVEIAKGLRGDVSVLILDEPTASLTDTETQRLFELVARLKARGVGIVYISHRMQEIAQIADRITVLRDGRKVTTVEAHAASADRLIELMSGRAIENIYPRITANPGEVVLQVEGLASPNGVRHASLMVRRGEVVGFAGLVGCGKSELFRAIYGLDPVSEGRVLFKGQPRTGATVRQLLDDGLFYLPPDRKGEGLVLGFTSRANITLPLVHGPLRGRGGWLRKRLGRRLATTAAERVELAPRNLERPVGLLSGGNQQKVLFGKGMTRDAALYVFDEPTVGVDVGTRSALYEVIRKLCEGGAAVVVISSDLPEVLHLSHRVYVMCRGEIAGELHGDAIQETAVLNLFFGPSENPSS
- a CDS encoding biotin-dependent carboxyltransferase family protein; this encodes MAIEVLKPGLATSVQDAGRPGYYHLGIPLSGALDQQSLVLANLLVGNDEGAAVIESTLLGPELQFDAPTLVAVTGADAKVKLNGNEVPRNTSFAVQAGDKLAFDFMKLGARMCIAVAGGIDVPVVLGSRSTYGLGAFGGFNGRKLLAGDTLPVGTPAAHARAGRTIDTALLPVLEKEVALRVLPGIYFHRLQEVSVQSFFADTWTVGSEADRIGYRYKHGTPLKFQDRTPPFGAGDDPSNIVDAGYPYGSIQVPGGREPIILHRDAVSGGGYAMVGTVISADMDLIAQMQPNHKARFVEVDMAQALEARAERRRRLDRLRAALAA